Proteins from one Flavobacterium sp. N2038 genomic window:
- a CDS encoding FMN-binding negative transcriptional regulator: MYTPDLYKDEDPESIRTFLKENSFGILINQTNGKLCATHIPIELEKNADGKEILQGHISKLNPQAEGFKENDQVLAVFTGPHSYISPSWYDHENVPTWNYIAVHVYGKIKIVDYETTVEQLKKLVDKYEANSENPVRVEDLSTKTMREARGIFGFEIEIEEIQATKKLSQNRDDHNYKNIISELEKTENPQSIAIAKEMSKCRK, translated from the coding sequence ATGTACACACCTGACTTATATAAAGACGAAGATCCGGAATCTATCAGAACTTTTCTAAAAGAGAATAGTTTTGGAATTCTGATTAATCAGACTAACGGCAAATTATGCGCTACACATATTCCGATAGAATTAGAAAAAAATGCTGATGGGAAAGAAATTCTTCAGGGACATATCTCCAAACTAAATCCACAAGCAGAAGGCTTTAAAGAAAACGATCAGGTTTTGGCTGTTTTTACAGGACCGCATTCTTATATTTCTCCGTCATGGTACGATCATGAAAATGTACCAACATGGAATTATATAGCCGTACATGTTTATGGCAAAATTAAGATTGTGGATTATGAAACTACTGTAGAACAATTAAAAAAACTGGTTGATAAATATGAAGCCAATTCTGAAAATCCTGTTCGTGTAGAAGATTTATCTACCAAAACAATGCGCGAAGCCAGAGGAATATTTGGCTTTGAAATTGAAATCGAAGAAATTCAGGCAACCAAAAAACTCTCACAAAACCGCGACGATCATAATTATAAAAACATAATTTCAGAATTAGAAAAAACCGAAAACCCTCAGTCTATTGCTATTGCAAAAGAAATGTCAAAATGCCGAAAGTAA
- the lpxK gene encoding tetraacyldisaccharide 4'-kinase, which translates to MNLLRKILFPFAILYGLITSVRNFLFDKGILKSTSFDIPVIAVGNLSVGGTGKTPQIEYLIRLLSNEFKIATLSRGYKRKSEGFVLADENVNAEILGDEPFQFYQKFPNIQVAVDANRTNGIQQLLSQKVKPEVILLDDAYQHRKVKAGFYILLSAYDDLYADDFMLPTGNLRESRSGANRASIVVVTKCPKDLSVEKQEKIRLKLKLKDTQQLFFTFIDYDDVVYGKDKKVVIKEIKAESKLLLAGIAKPKPFFDYLKNETDECLTFPDHHHFSDADLENIKSKANGRKIITTEKDYVRLKDSELVDQLYYLPIKSSFINHQQDFDTAILRYTKKNSEVEA; encoded by the coding sequence ATGAATCTACTTCGAAAAATACTTTTTCCTTTTGCCATTTTATATGGCCTCATTACTTCAGTTAGAAATTTTCTTTTTGATAAAGGAATTCTAAAATCTACATCATTTGATATTCCTGTGATCGCTGTTGGAAACCTTAGTGTAGGAGGAACAGGAAAGACACCACAAATTGAATACCTGATTCGGTTATTATCAAATGAATTTAAAATAGCCACTTTAAGTCGCGGATATAAGCGAAAGTCTGAAGGTTTTGTGTTGGCCGACGAAAATGTTAATGCAGAAATTTTAGGAGATGAACCTTTCCAGTTTTATCAAAAATTCCCAAATATTCAGGTTGCTGTTGATGCCAACAGAACTAATGGAATTCAGCAACTGCTTTCTCAGAAAGTAAAGCCCGAAGTAATTTTATTGGATGATGCGTATCAGCATCGAAAAGTAAAGGCTGGTTTTTATATTTTACTGTCTGCTTATGATGATTTGTATGCAGACGATTTTATGCTGCCAACAGGTAATTTGCGCGAAAGTCGAAGTGGGGCAAACAGGGCCAGTATTGTAGTGGTTACAAAATGTCCAAAAGATCTAAGCGTTGAAAAACAGGAAAAAATAAGATTAAAACTTAAGCTTAAAGATACACAGCAGCTCTTTTTTACTTTTATAGATTACGATGACGTAGTATATGGTAAAGACAAAAAAGTTGTGATAAAAGAAATAAAAGCAGAATCAAAATTGCTTTTGGCCGGAATTGCAAAACCAAAACCGTTTTTTGATTATCTAAAAAATGAAACTGACGAATGTTTAACTTTTCCGGATCATCATCATTTTTCTGATGCAGATTTAGAAAACATTAAAAGTAAAGCCAACGGCAGAAAAATAATTACAACCGAGAAAGATTATGTGCGCTTAAAAGATTCGGAGTTAGTTGATCAATTGTATTATCTGCCAATAAAAAGCTCTTTTATCAATCATCAGCAAGATTTTGATACTGCAATTTTAAGATATACAAAGAAAAACTCAGAAGTAGAGGCTTAG
- the gap gene encoding type I glyceraldehyde-3-phosphate dehydrogenase, with translation MKTRIAINGFGRIGRNLFRLLLNHPEIEVVAINDIADNKTMAHLAKYDSIHGVLPFEVSYNEESILVNNKSFLFFHEKSICNLDWKKHNIDFVIESTGKYKTHEELNAHLEAGAKKVILSAPSEVDTIKTIVLGVNENILDGSEDIVSNASCTTNNAAPMIKIIDELCGIEQAYITTIHSYTTDQSLHDQPHKDLRRARGASQSIVPTTTGAAKALTKIFPKLHQKIGGCGIRVPVPDGSLTDITFNVKRAVSIEEINKAFKEASITNLKGILDYTEDPIVSVDIIGNTHSCLFDAQLTSVIDKMVKVVGWYDNEIGYSSRLIDLILLIRKT, from the coding sequence TTGAAAACAAGAATTGCTATAAATGGTTTTGGAAGAATTGGAAGAAATTTATTCCGTTTACTTTTAAACCATCCAGAAATTGAAGTTGTTGCCATCAACGATATCGCCGATAACAAAACAATGGCACATTTAGCTAAATATGACAGTATTCATGGTGTTTTGCCTTTTGAGGTAAGCTATAATGAAGAAAGTATTTTAGTTAATAATAAGAGCTTTTTGTTCTTTCATGAAAAAAGTATTTGTAACTTAGACTGGAAAAAACATAACATTGATTTTGTAATTGAATCAACTGGAAAGTACAAAACACATGAAGAGTTAAATGCTCATCTGGAAGCGGGAGCAAAAAAGGTAATTCTTTCAGCTCCATCAGAAGTTGACACAATTAAAACTATCGTTTTAGGTGTGAATGAAAATATTTTAGACGGAAGTGAAGACATCGTTTCGAATGCAAGCTGTACAACAAACAATGCTGCTCCGATGATAAAAATCATTGATGAATTATGCGGAATCGAGCAAGCATACATTACAACCATACATTCTTACACAACAGACCAAAGTCTTCATGACCAGCCACATAAGGATTTACGGCGTGCCAGAGGTGCAAGTCAGTCAATTGTTCCAACAACAACAGGTGCAGCTAAGGCATTAACGAAAATTTTTCCTAAATTGCATCAAAAAATCGGAGGTTGCGGTATTCGTGTACCAGTTCCGGATGGTTCATTGACAGATATAACCTTTAATGTTAAACGTGCTGTAAGCATAGAAGAAATTAATAAAGCGTTTAAAGAAGCTTCAATTACAAATTTAAAAGGAATACTTGATTACACAGAAGATCCAATCGTTTCTGTTGATATTATTGGCAACACACATTCGTGTTTATTTGATGCACAACTAACCTCAGTTATAGATAAAATGGTTAAAGTCGTAGGTTGGTACGACAACGAAATAGGTTATTCATCAAGATTAATAGATTTAATTTTACTAATAAGGAAAACATAA
- a CDS encoding glycosyltransferase, whose protein sequence is MLILIFYFFIAIAFIQLFFYLGIFGKFAFAKPQDVNPKNIPVSVIVCAKNEEENVKKFIPLLAEQNYPDFEIVLIDDASSDETLEVFEEFEQQYSNIRLVKVQNNEAFWGNKKYALTLGIKASKKEYLLFTDADCYPTSKEWITTMTSQFTSEKTIVLGYGGYEKIERSLLNKIIRFETLLTAVQYFSWAKIGAPYMGVGRNLAYKKEEFFNVNGFIDHIQVRSGDDDLFINQAANKENTTISYAPEGFTYSRPKESYKEWFSQKRRHISTAEHYKFFDKLQLGIFYTSQLFFFLLVILLLAFQFQWIAVLAILATRYTVVWTVIGFSAGKLKENDLKIWFPVVEIVLIFTQINIFITNIFSKPVHWK, encoded by the coding sequence ATGCTTATATTAATATTTTACTTTTTTATTGCTATTGCCTTTATTCAGCTTTTCTTCTACTTAGGTATTTTTGGAAAGTTTGCTTTTGCTAAACCTCAGGACGTTAACCCAAAAAACATTCCTGTTTCTGTTATCGTATGTGCAAAAAATGAAGAAGAAAATGTCAAGAAATTTATCCCATTATTGGCGGAGCAAAATTATCCTGATTTTGAAATTGTTTTGATTGATGACGCTTCAAGCGATGAAACTTTAGAAGTTTTTGAAGAATTTGAACAACAATATTCAAACATTCGTTTGGTAAAAGTACAAAACAATGAAGCTTTCTGGGGCAATAAAAAATACGCTTTAACCTTAGGCATTAAAGCTTCAAAAAAAGAATACTTACTATTCACAGATGCCGATTGTTATCCAACCTCAAAGGAATGGATTACCACAATGACATCCCAGTTTACTTCAGAAAAAACCATTGTTCTGGGTTATGGCGGATATGAAAAAATTGAGCGTTCTTTATTGAATAAAATTATTCGTTTTGAAACTCTTTTAACGGCTGTACAATATTTTTCATGGGCAAAAATTGGCGCTCCATATATGGGAGTGGGTCGAAATTTAGCCTATAAAAAAGAAGAATTCTTTAATGTTAACGGTTTTATCGACCACATTCAGGTTCGCTCTGGCGATGATGATTTGTTTATAAATCAGGCAGCAAACAAAGAAAATACAACAATTTCATACGCTCCGGAAGGTTTTACTTATTCAAGACCTAAAGAATCGTACAAAGAATGGTTTTCTCAAAAAAGAAGACATATTTCGACTGCAGAACATTATAAGTTTTTTGACAAACTGCAATTGGGTATTTTTTATACCTCACAATTATTCTTCTTTTTATTAGTTATACTTTTATTAGCATTCCAGTTTCAATGGATTGCTGTGTTAGCAATACTCGCAACAAGATATACTGTCGTATGGACTGTAATTGGTTTTTCGGCAGGAAAATTAAAAGAAAACGATCTTAAAATCTGGTTTCCTGTTGTAGAGATAGTGCTTATATTCACACAAATTAATATCTTTATAACTAATATCTTTTCAAAACCGGTACATTGGAAATAA
- the murB gene encoding UDP-N-acetylmuramate dehydrogenase has product MEIQSNFSLKKHNTFGIEASAKRFVAVHSIAELKTILEENKNEKKFILGGGSNMLLTKDIDALVIHIDLKGKKTIKEDEDFVWVESQAGETWHDFVLWTIDQNFGGLENMSLIPGNVGTTPVQNIGAYGTEIKDTFVSCEAMNIATQEMKTFTNAECNFGYRESIFKHEAKDQFIITSVIFKLTRHNHKINTSYGDILAELAKNNITEPTLKDVSNAVIAIRQSKLPDPKELGNSGSFFKNPILLKSDFEKIHQKFPEMKYYEVSETEVKVPAGWLIEQAGFKGKRFGDAGVHKNQALVLVNYGNATGQEILAVSKEVQKTVFETFGIQIEAEVNVI; this is encoded by the coding sequence ATGGAAATCCAATCCAATTTTTCTTTAAAAAAACACAATACTTTTGGCATTGAAGCCAGTGCAAAACGATTTGTCGCAGTTCATTCAATTGCAGAATTAAAAACAATTTTAGAAGAAAACAAAAATGAAAAAAAATTCATTTTAGGTGGCGGAAGCAATATGCTTTTAACCAAAGACATCGACGCTTTGGTCATTCATATTGACTTAAAAGGAAAAAAAACAATTAAAGAAGATGAAGATTTTGTCTGGGTCGAAAGTCAGGCAGGTGAAACCTGGCATGATTTTGTACTTTGGACAATTGATCAGAATTTTGGCGGTTTAGAAAACATGTCTCTGATTCCTGGAAATGTGGGTACAACTCCCGTTCAGAATATTGGTGCTTACGGAACAGAGATTAAAGATACTTTTGTTTCTTGTGAAGCAATGAATATTGCAACTCAGGAAATGAAAACTTTTACAAATGCTGAATGTAATTTTGGCTACCGCGAAAGTATTTTTAAACATGAAGCAAAAGACCAGTTTATTATTACCTCGGTTATCTTTAAACTTACCAGACACAATCATAAAATCAATACCTCTTATGGAGATATTTTGGCTGAATTAGCTAAAAATAACATTACAGAACCTACATTAAAAGATGTAAGTAATGCTGTAATCGCAATCAGACAAAGTAAATTACCTGACCCTAAAGAATTAGGAAATAGTGGAAGTTTTTTTAAAAACCCAATCCTACTAAAATCTGATTTCGAAAAAATCCACCAAAAATTTCCTGAAATGAAATACTACGAAGTTTCTGAAACAGAAGTAAAAGTTCCTGCAGGATGGCTTATTGAGCAGGCTGGTTTTAAAGGAAAACGTTTTGGTGATGCCGGAGTGCATAAAAATCAGGCTTTGGTTTTAGTAAATTATGGTAATGCTACCGGACAGGAAATTCTTGCCGTTTCTAAAGAAGTCCAAAAAACAGTTTTTGAAACTTTTGGAATTCAAATAGAAGCGGAAGTTAATGTAATCTAG
- a CDS encoding PH domain-containing protein, whose product MGIFSALMGNAGTVSQEDLLKKYGQLLTDNEQVEMGFKLIRDTFIFTNKRLILVDVQGITGSKTEYKSIAYKSITRFSIETAGTFDLDAELKIWVSSETNPSIVKQFTKSVNVYDVQKVLAHHVLG is encoded by the coding sequence ATGGGAATATTTTCTGCTCTTATGGGCAATGCAGGCACTGTTAGTCAAGAAGATTTACTTAAAAAATACGGTCAGCTTTTAACTGATAACGAACAAGTTGAAATGGGTTTTAAACTAATCCGTGATACTTTTATTTTTACCAACAAAAGATTAATTCTTGTTGATGTACAAGGCATAACAGGAAGTAAAACAGAATATAAATCTATTGCATATAAAAGCATTACACGTTTTAGCATTGAAACTGCCGGCACTTTTGATCTTGATGCCGAATTAAAAATCTGGGTTTCAAGCGAAACAAATCCAAGTATTGTAAAACAATTTACTAAATCTGTAAACGTATATGATGTTCAAAAAGTTTTGGCACATCACGTTTTAGGTTAG
- a CDS encoding M48 family metalloprotease, with protein sequence MRKKFIVLGVLFATLGFTQMNAQINLGDKAMGALQKGVTSFTLSNADAAALSKEAVRKLDSTNEVAGPNDGYTLRLNRVFGKYTSGEGYTLNYKVYKLKEVNAFATADGSVRVYSGLMDIMDDNELLAVIGHEIGHVANNDTRDAMRAAYQKEALIDGVSSQSAKITAVTDSQLGKIGSAMVDSKFSRKQESEADLFSYNFLKKNGYDVNAEESAFRILAKMSEGSEASFIDQMMSSHPDSKKRADDAKKRAEKDGLYKPYVQQKIVNTAPATKTTTKKAATTKKTTAKKK encoded by the coding sequence ATGAGAAAGAAATTTATAGTTTTAGGAGTTTTATTCGCAACATTAGGATTTACTCAAATGAATGCGCAGATTAATTTAGGTGATAAAGCGATGGGAGCTCTTCAAAAAGGAGTAACTAGTTTTACCTTATCTAATGCAGATGCTGCAGCTTTATCTAAAGAAGCTGTTCGTAAATTAGATTCAACCAATGAAGTTGCAGGGCCAAATGACGGTTATACTTTAAGATTAAACAGGGTTTTTGGAAAATATACTTCAGGTGAAGGATATACACTGAATTATAAAGTTTATAAACTTAAAGAAGTAAATGCTTTTGCAACTGCTGATGGAAGCGTTCGTGTATATTCTGGTTTAATGGATATTATGGATGATAATGAATTGCTGGCAGTTATTGGTCACGAAATTGGCCACGTTGCAAATAATGACACAAGAGATGCTATGCGTGCAGCTTATCAAAAAGAAGCTTTGATTGATGGAGTATCTTCACAGTCTGCAAAAATTACTGCTGTTACTGATAGTCAGTTAGGGAAAATTGGAAGCGCCATGGTAGACAGTAAATTTAGTCGTAAACAAGAATCTGAAGCAGATTTGTTTTCGTATAATTTCTTAAAGAAAAATGGTTATGATGTAAATGCTGAAGAATCTGCTTTCAGGATTTTGGCAAAAATGAGTGAAGGATCTGAAGCGTCATTTATTGATCAGATGATGAGTTCGCATCCGGATTCTAAAAAGAGAGCTGACGATGCAAAAAAGAGAGCTGAAAAAGATGGATTGTACAAGCCTTATGTGCAGCAAAAAATTGTAAATACAGCTCCTGCAACCAAAACAACAACTAAAAAAGCGGCTACAACTAAGAAAACAACAGCTAAGAAAAAATAA
- a CDS encoding energy transducer TonB: MSKSSIYESKWTNLVFENKNKEYGAYQLRQENSKTTITALFMGLLLLAALGSVSMLINKFRTVDPVENAPDNILPDVITPVDLKPYVEPQKAEPVLPVQESAPAVVTTSSQLTNPVVSHTDEAVQEIAINKENVPVVENATGNGNVVNAIPSSGGGTGEVAPPTVNINEPVNSAVLDKMPEFPGGMSKFYSYVGNNFTRPELDAERTLKVYVSFVIERDGSITDIVVQKDPGYGMAKEAIRVLKSLKTKWTPGILNGKPVRTAYNLPITIKTEAE, encoded by the coding sequence ATGTCTAAATCAAGCATCTATGAAAGCAAGTGGACCAATCTTGTTTTCGAAAACAAAAACAAAGAGTACGGTGCGTATCAATTACGCCAGGAGAATTCTAAAACAACAATTACCGCACTATTTATGGGGTTGTTACTGTTGGCAGCCTTAGGAAGCGTGTCGATGCTGATTAATAAGTTTAGGACCGTAGATCCTGTAGAAAATGCTCCGGACAATATTTTGCCCGACGTAATTACACCCGTTGATTTAAAACCGTATGTTGAACCTCAAAAAGCAGAACCAGTACTTCCTGTACAAGAAAGTGCTCCAGCTGTTGTTACAACTTCAAGTCAATTAACAAATCCGGTAGTAAGCCATACAGACGAAGCTGTTCAGGAAATTGCAATTAACAAAGAAAATGTTCCCGTAGTTGAAAATGCAACAGGAAATGGAAATGTTGTTAATGCGATACCAAGCAGTGGCGGTGGTACAGGAGAAGTTGCTCCTCCTACTGTAAACATTAATGAACCTGTGAATTCTGCAGTTTTAGACAAAATGCCGGAATTCCCAGGAGGAATGAGCAAATTTTACAGCTATGTAGGAAACAATTTCACAAGACCTGAGCTAGACGCTGAGAGAACCTTAAAAGTATACGTTTCTTTTGTAATTGAAAGAGACGGTTCAATAACCGATATTGTAGTACAAAAGGATCCAGGATATGGAATGGCTAAAGAAGCAATTAGAGTTTTAAAATCATTAAAAACAAAATGGACTCCGGGTATCTTAAACGGAAAACCAGTGAGAACAGCATACAACCTTCCAATTACAATAAAAACAGAAGCCGAATAA
- a CDS encoding ATP-binding protein, translated as MKYHLLILVCLFNSFLYSQTKQNTDSISYYNKLANSNLNKQKYNQAVFYTKKSIDFCQTNNRGENLANQTFKLGKIYYNQQKYDEALKNFHKSVSLFDKVKPTCTKILALHYIGAANTAQGNFEIGNIYYKKADSLLNQLKIVDHAEILDYQKAMALKAGKNLPLAAKTFQKILKKPDNPKIIKTKTDSYYELGLIETKLKRNDSALIHFDNALDYSEKNNNLNQKSKIILAISQYYKKNRNFDLAYSYLDEHYQLENYILKLKNAKLDMNEFEKFKKTQSINNTLKRESDQKIQLKTYRYSKLVSILAIALISILSLLSLALYKNNIIRNQNNLLLREKNKELILAKNKAEKASKARSEFLSTVSHELRTPLNAINGITHLLLEDNPKKNQLKYLESLKFSGNYLTTFINEILEINKIDSSKSEIENISFNLKELLTNIQSSLKELATANKNYFNLEVDEAIPDFLIGDPTKLSQIILNLINNALKFTQNGHVNVIAKLYALEEENATVYFEIVDTGIGIPEDKLQTVFESFSQGSIEVNRKYGGTGLGLTIVKKLIELLGGEIKLKSEVGKGSTFTFKLNFNINKEQLKAVEEPTKLYSDKQLQNKSILLIEDNKINQMITRKMLENKAIGCEIVDNGEEAVELLKVKRFDMVLMDVHLPGINGTTATKLIREFDKTTPIIALTAISLDENREMLLSFGMNDVITKPFVPDEFYSTIAKFFD; from the coding sequence ATGAAATACCACCTTCTTATTCTTGTTTGTTTATTTAATTCATTTTTGTATTCTCAAACTAAACAGAATACAGACAGTATTTCCTATTACAATAAACTGGCAAACTCTAATCTTAACAAACAAAAGTATAATCAGGCAGTATTTTATACCAAAAAGTCTATTGATTTTTGCCAGACAAATAACAGAGGGGAAAATTTAGCCAATCAGACTTTTAAGCTTGGTAAAATCTATTACAATCAGCAAAAATACGATGAAGCATTAAAAAACTTCCACAAAAGTGTTTCCTTATTTGATAAAGTAAAACCCACTTGCACAAAAATTTTAGCACTGCATTATATTGGTGCTGCAAATACCGCTCAGGGTAATTTTGAGATTGGCAACATATATTACAAAAAAGCCGATAGCTTGTTAAACCAGCTTAAGATTGTTGATCATGCAGAGATTTTAGATTATCAGAAAGCAATGGCTCTAAAAGCCGGGAAAAATTTACCCCTTGCTGCTAAAACTTTTCAAAAAATACTAAAGAAACCCGACAATCCAAAAATCATCAAAACCAAAACGGATTCGTATTACGAACTTGGTCTGATTGAAACTAAGCTTAAAAGAAACGATTCGGCTTTAATTCATTTTGACAATGCTTTAGATTACAGTGAGAAAAACAACAATCTAAATCAAAAATCAAAAATCATTCTGGCTATAAGTCAGTATTATAAAAAAAATAGAAACTTTGATCTTGCCTATTCTTATCTTGATGAGCATTATCAGCTTGAAAACTATATTCTTAAGCTAAAAAATGCCAAACTCGACATGAATGAGTTTGAAAAATTTAAAAAAACACAATCTATAAACAATACGCTTAAACGCGAAAGTGACCAGAAAATCCAATTAAAGACTTATCGTTATTCAAAACTGGTAAGTATTCTGGCTATTGCACTAATCTCAATTTTATCGCTTCTAAGTCTGGCATTGTATAAAAACAATATTATTCGAAATCAGAATAATTTACTTTTAAGAGAAAAAAACAAAGAACTTATCCTTGCTAAAAACAAAGCCGAAAAAGCCTCAAAAGCACGTTCTGAATTCTTATCGACCGTAAGCCACGAACTGCGCACACCACTTAATGCCATAAACGGAATTACGCATTTACTTCTTGAAGATAATCCGAAGAAAAATCAATTAAAATATTTAGAGTCTCTAAAATTTTCAGGAAATTACCTTACCACCTTTATCAATGAAATTCTCGAAATCAACAAAATTGATTCCAGCAAAAGTGAAATCGAGAATATCAGCTTTAACTTAAAAGAACTTTTAACCAACATTCAAAGCTCTTTAAAAGAATTGGCAACCGCAAATAAGAACTATTTCAATCTTGAAGTAGACGAAGCTATTCCGGATTTTTTAATTGGTGATCCTACTAAATTATCTCAAATCATACTTAACTTAATCAACAATGCATTAAAGTTCACACAAAACGGACATGTTAATGTAATTGCAAAATTGTATGCTCTGGAAGAAGAAAATGCAACTGTTTATTTTGAAATTGTAGATACCGGAATTGGAATCCCAGAGGATAAACTACAAACTGTATTTGAAAGCTTTTCGCAAGGATCTATTGAAGTAAACAGAAAATACGGAGGAACTGGTCTAGGATTAACAATCGTAAAAAAACTAATTGAACTTCTGGGTGGCGAAATAAAATTAAAAAGTGAAGTAGGTAAAGGCTCTACATTTACTTTCAAATTAAATTTCAACATTAATAAAGAACAATTGAAAGCTGTTGAAGAACCAACAAAATTATACAGCGACAAACAGTTACAGAATAAATCAATTTTATTGATTGAGGATAATAAGATCAATCAGATGATTACGCGAAAAATGCTCGAAAACAAAGCAATTGGATGCGAAATAGTCGATAACGGTGAAGAAGCCGTTGAATTATTGAAAGTAAAACGCTTTGACATGGTTTTAATGGATGTACATTTACCTGGAATCAACGGGACAACAGCTACAAAACTTATTAGAGAATTTGATAAAACCACTCCAATTATAGCGCTAACTGCAATTTCATTAGACGAAAACCGAGAAATGCTTTTGTCATTTGGAATGAACGACGTGATTACAAAACCTTTTGTTCCTGACGAGTTTTACAGTACAATCGCTAAATTTTTTGATTAA
- the lipA gene encoding lipoyl synthase — translation METVIENIPTGKPKWLKVKLPIGQKYTELRGLVDKYSLNTICTSGSCPNMGECWGEGTATFMILGNVCTRSCGFCGVKTGRPETVDWDEPEKVARSIKIMNIKHAVITSVDRDDLKDGGSIIWIETVKAIRRMNPNTTLETLIPDFQGMERNLDRIVEANPEVVSHNVETVRRLTREVRIQAKYDRSLEVLRYLKEKGINRTKSGIMLGLGETEEEVFQTMTDLRNANVDVVTIGQYLQPSKKHLPVKEFITPEQFARYEQFGLELGFRHVESGPLVRSSYKAQKHIL, via the coding sequence ATGGAAACAGTCATTGAAAATATACCAACTGGAAAACCGAAATGGTTAAAAGTAAAACTTCCAATTGGACAAAAATATACTGAACTACGTGGTTTAGTCGATAAATATAGCTTAAACACCATTTGCACCTCAGGAAGTTGCCCAAATATGGGAGAATGCTGGGGTGAAGGAACTGCAACATTTATGATTTTAGGAAATGTTTGTACACGCTCTTGTGGTTTTTGTGGCGTAAAAACGGGTCGCCCGGAAACTGTAGACTGGGACGAACCTGAAAAAGTGGCTCGTTCTATTAAAATCATGAATATAAAACATGCTGTAATCACAAGTGTTGACAGAGATGATTTAAAAGATGGTGGTTCTATTATATGGATTGAAACTGTAAAAGCAATCCGCAGAATGAATCCAAATACGACTCTGGAAACTTTAATTCCTGATTTTCAAGGAATGGAAAGAAACCTTGACCGAATTGTAGAGGCAAATCCTGAGGTAGTTTCTCATAACGTTGAAACGGTTCGTCGTTTAACTCGTGAAGTGCGTATTCAGGCAAAATACGATCGTAGTTTAGAAGTTCTGCGTTATTTAAAAGAAAAAGGAATCAACAGAACTAAATCCGGAATTATGCTTGGACTTGGTGAAACTGAAGAAGAAGTATTCCAGACTATGACCGACTTACGCAATGCAAATGTTGATGTTGTTACGATTGGTCAATACTTACAGCCAAGTAAAAAACATCTTCCAGTAAAAGAATTTATTACTCCGGAGCAATTTGCCAGATATGAGCAATTTGGCTTAGAATTAGGCTTCCGACATGTTGAAAGTGGCCCTTTGGTTCGCTCATCATACAAAGCACAAAAACACATTTTATAA
- a CDS encoding RNA polymerase sigma factor: protein MEINSKIEKAKKGDQIAFTFLLDFYWNEVYGFMLKRTENETIAEDITIETFSKAFDKIATYNSEFKFNTWLISIAKNVYIDLLRKKKTSLFIEITDSEDQQAYNIADPTPSAEDALIKDQNLSRLLLCIKELKPHYQEVIQLRYFQEMSYHEIATKINEPLSNVKVKLLRAKKLLAEIIERNI from the coding sequence TTGGAAATAAATTCTAAAATAGAAAAAGCAAAAAAAGGCGATCAGATCGCCTTTACTTTTTTATTAGATTTTTACTGGAATGAAGTTTATGGCTTCATGCTAAAACGCACTGAAAATGAAACAATTGCAGAAGATATTACTATAGAAACTTTTTCTAAAGCTTTCGATAAAATTGCTACTTACAACTCTGAATTTAAATTCAACACCTGGTTAATCAGCATAGCAAAAAACGTCTACATTGATTTACTACGAAAAAAGAAAACCAGTCTTTTTATTGAAATCACCGATAGTGAAGATCAACAGGCATATAACATTGCCGACCCTACTCCATCTGCTGAAGATGCACTAATTAAAGATCAAAATCTATCCCGCTTGCTTTTGTGCATTAAAGAATTAAAACCACATTATCAGGAAGTCATTCAACTGCGTTACTTTCAGGAGATGTCTTATCACGAAATTGCCACAAAAATCAATGAGCCTTTAAGCAACGTAAAGGTAAAATTACTTCGTGCTAAAAAATTATTAGCAGAAATCATTGAGCGTAACATATAA